A genomic region of Alicyclobacillus sp. SO9 contains the following coding sequences:
- a CDS encoding CGNR zinc finger domain-containing protein: MKTTGPLVEGNLAIDFVNTEEIRRGIRKDYIDTADTFSVWLTDEELEGAVSKEQLPFEVEIWPEEAMGKVHELREEIRDNVEQTAECEEVGPRFVKQMESYIEKAPFAMKLHEGRVVHVPVGDPVEKLCSLVAADVLRMIGEGQLEHVRKCANPECLFMFVDRAGRRKWCSMRRCGNRAKVTRHLKRQAGGD; the protein is encoded by the coding sequence ATGAAGACCACAGGACCATTAGTGGAGGGAAACTTGGCTATCGATTTTGTGAATACGGAAGAGATCCGCAGAGGGATACGGAAGGATTACATTGACACTGCCGATACGTTTTCTGTTTGGCTAACGGATGAAGAGTTAGAAGGAGCAGTCTCGAAGGAACAACTTCCGTTTGAGGTTGAAATATGGCCTGAGGAGGCCATGGGGAAGGTTCATGAATTAAGGGAAGAGATTCGAGACAACGTGGAACAAACAGCGGAATGTGAAGAGGTGGGTCCACGGTTCGTTAAACAGATGGAATCATACATTGAAAAAGCCCCTTTTGCGATGAAGTTGCATGAAGGTCGGGTCGTCCATGTGCCAGTTGGGGATCCGGTTGAGAAGTTGTGCTCGCTGGTAGCAGCGGATGTGTTGCGAATGATTGGTGAAGGCCAACTAGAGCATGTGCGCAAGTGTGCGAATCCCGAATGCCTGTTTATGTTCGTGGATAGGGCGGGACGGAGAAAGTGGTGTTCCATGAGAAGGTGTGGAAATCGAGCGAAGGTTACGAGGCATTTGAAGAGGCAGGCCGGAGGCGATTAA
- a CDS encoding SDR family NAD(P)-dependent oxidoreductase: MAKQDEMKVIDLNGVRVVVTGASRGLGLAMAEALLESGATVALAARSGARLDREVQRLVDEEYDAYKMPLDVRSEESVAEAVSWVHKQWGGLDVLVNNAGIGMRTVNPRFMVEPQSFWQVTSDGFRDVIDTNLTGYFLVSRGFAPMMVEQGKGKIINVSMNHSTMRRKGFVPYGPSRAGAESLSYIMAEDLLPHGVTVNMLLPGGATETGMIPEELKTQLKMPLLKAEVMAEPIVFLASEQSDGITAERIVATEFEGWYASRLD; this comes from the coding sequence ATGGCCAAGCAAGACGAGATGAAGGTTATCGATCTGAATGGTGTACGGGTTGTTGTAACAGGGGCTTCAAGGGGCTTGGGATTGGCTATGGCAGAGGCCCTGCTCGAGTCAGGAGCAACCGTGGCCCTGGCAGCTCGCTCTGGAGCTAGGCTGGATAGAGAGGTACAACGCCTCGTTGACGAAGAATATGATGCGTACAAGATGCCTCTGGATGTTCGGTCCGAGGAGTCCGTCGCAGAAGCGGTCAGTTGGGTGCATAAACAGTGGGGTGGACTTGATGTGCTGGTGAACAACGCCGGCATTGGAATGAGGACAGTCAATCCACGATTCATGGTCGAGCCCCAATCATTCTGGCAGGTGACTTCGGACGGCTTTCGGGACGTCATTGACACGAATCTCACTGGCTATTTCCTCGTATCCCGTGGATTTGCACCGATGATGGTAGAACAGGGAAAGGGCAAGATCATCAACGTCTCCATGAATCACTCCACTATGCGCAGGAAGGGTTTTGTCCCTTATGGCCCGTCTCGTGCTGGTGCCGAATCACTCTCTTACATCATGGCTGAAGACTTATTGCCGCATGGGGTCACAGTGAATATGCTGTTGCCTGGTGGGGCGACGGAAACTGGAATGATTCCCGAAGAATTAAAGACACAACTGAAGATGCCTCTGCTGAAGGCAGAGGTGATGGCGGAGCCGATTGTCTTCCTGGCTTCTGAGCAATCGGACGGGATCACGGCTGAGAGGATTGTGGCTACGGAGTTTGAAGGGTGGTATGCTAGTCGACTGGATTAG